One Canis lupus dingo isolate Sandy chromosome 3, ASM325472v2, whole genome shotgun sequence DNA window includes the following coding sequences:
- the KLHL25 gene encoding kelch-like protein 25 encodes MSVSVHETRKSRSSTGSMNITLFHKASHPDCVLAHLNTLRKHRMFTDVTLWAGDRAFPCHRAVLAASSRYFEAMFSHGLRESRDDTVNFQDNLHPEVLELLLDFAYSSRIVINEENAESLLEAGDMLQFHDVRDAAAEFLEKNLFPSNCLGMMLLSDAHQCRRLYEFSWRMCLVHFETVRQSEDFNSLSKDTLLDLISSDELETEDERVVFEAILQWVKHDLEQRKAHLPELLRSVRLALLPSDCLKEAVSGEALLMADERTRLIIDEALRCKTKILQNDGVVTSPCARPRKAGHTLLILGGQTFMCDKIYQVDHKAKEIIPKADLPSPRKEFSASAIGCKVYVTGGRGSENGVSKDVWVYDTVHEEWSKAAPMLIARFGHGSAELENCLYVVGGHTSLAGVFPASPSVSLKQVEKYDPAANKWTMVAPLRDGVSNAAVVSAKLKLFVFGGTSIHRDMVSKVQCYDPSENRWTIKAECPQPWRYTAAAVLGSQIFIMGGDTEFTAASAYRFDCETNQWTRIGDMTAKRMSCHALASGNKLYVVGGYFGTQRCKTLDCYDPTSDTWNCITTVPYSLIPTAFVSTWKHLPS; translated from the coding sequence ATGTCGGTCAGCGTCCACGAGACCCGGAAGTCGCGGAGCAGCACGGGGTCCATGAACATCACCCTCTTCCACAAAGCCTCCCACCCCGACTGCGTGCTGGCCCACCTGAACACGCTGCGCAAGCACCGCATGTTCACCGACGTCACGCTCTGGGCGGGGGACCGCGCCTTCCCCTGCCACCGCGCCGTGCTGGCCGCGTCCAGCCGCTACTTCGAGGCCATGTTCAGCCACGGGCTGCGGGAGAGCCGAGATGACACGGTCAACTTCCAGGACAACCTGCACCCCGAGGTGCTGGAGCTGCTGCTGGACTTCGCCTACTCATCCCGCATCGTCATCAACGAGGAGAACGCAGAGTCGCTCCTGGAGGCGGGCGACATGCTGCAGTTCCACGATGTGCGGGACGCCGCTGCCGAGTTCCTGGAGAAGAACCTCTTCCCCTCCAACTGCCTGGGCATGATGCTGCTGTCGGACGCGCACCAGTGCCGCCGGCTGTACGAGTTCTCCTGGCGCATGTGCCTGGTGCACTTCGAGACAGTGCGGCAGAGCGAGGACTTCAACAGCCTGTCCAAGGACACCCTGCTGGACCTCATCTCCAGTGACGAGCTGGAGACAGAGGACGAGCGCGTGGTCTTTGAGGCCATCCTGCAATGGGTGAAGCACGACCTAGAGCAGAGAAAGGCCCACCTGCCCGAGCTCCTCCGCAGCGTGCGGCTGGCCCTGCTGCCCTCTGACTGCCTGAAGGAGGCCGTCTCCGGCGAGGCCCTGCTCATGGCTGATGAGCGCACCAGGCTTATCATAGACGAGGCGCTCCGATGCAAGACCAAGATCCTGCAGAACGATGGGGTGGTCACCAGCCCCTGTGCCCGGCCACGCAAGGCAGGCCACACGCTGCTGATCCTGGGGGGCCAGACCTTCATGTGCGACAAGATCTACCAGGTGGACCACAAGGCCAAGGAGATCATCCCAAAGGCGGACCTGCCCAGCCCCCGCAAAGAGTTTAGCGCCTCAGCGATCGGCTGCAAGGTCTATGTGACTGGGGGCCGGGGCTCCGAGAACGGGGTCTCTAAGGACGTGTGGGTATATGACACCGTCCACGAGGAGTGGTCCAAGGCGGCACCCATGCTGATCGCCCGCTTTGGTCACGGCTCGGCTGAGCTGGAGAACTGCCTCTACGTGGTCGGAGGACACACGTCCCTGGCAGGCGTCTTCCCGGCCTCCCCTTCGGTCTCCCTGAAGCAGGTGGAAAAGTACGACCCCGCGGCTAACAAGTGGACAATGGTGGCCCCATTGAGGGATGGCGTCAGCAATGCCGCAGTGGTGAGTGCCAAGCTGAAGCTCTTTGTTTTTGGAGGGACCAGCATCCACCGAGACATGGTGTCCAAAGTCCAGTGCTACGACCCCTCGGAGAACCGGTGGACCATCAAGGCCGAGTGCCCCCAGCCTTGGCGGTACACGGCAGCCGCCGTGCTGGGCAGCCAGATCTTCATCATGGGAGGGGACACGGAGTTCACAGCTGCCTCAGCCTACCGCTTTGACTGTGAGACCAACCAGTGGACGCGGATCGGGGACATGACCGCCAAACGCATGTCCTGCCATGCCCTGGCCTCGGGCAACAAGCTCTACGTGGTGGGGGG